The Candidatus Hydrogenedentota bacterium genomic interval CAACTGCCCAATGTCGCCTTAATTGGTTTCTCGGGCACCGATGGTTCTTGGAGCTATCCCGGCGGACAAATCACCATGCCCGGCGGCTATCGGGTCACCTATCCTATCGGCAGATATTTAGACAGCACCAATGCCATACGCATCGCGACTACAAGCAATATGAAAAGCCGTGTCACGCCGGATATTGACCTGCCCATTAACATGGACACCTGTGCCGAGTTCTTCTTAAAGAATAAAGATCTTGTCTTGCAGCGTGCCATCGAAGAAATCAAGGCACGCAACAAGTAGCGGGCACACACGAACAGCAATCCCCTTATCGTTGCCGCTGTTCTCTGACTCGGTCGTCTACTTCTCCCCGTCGTCCTCCGCCTTCGCAGCACCGGCACGGCGCAGTGTCGTGACATAAGGCAAATGATCCGATCCGACGCGCGTTTCCTCATTGATCACCATGGAAGATGACAGGACTTCAAACTCTTCCGACACAAGAATGAAATCAATTCTGCGCCGTGGTGCCTCAGCCGGAAAAGAATTACCCTTGCCGTCGGCGTCTTCGATCAACGTGTCCTTCAGCTTTGCCGTAAAACGCTGCAACGCGGGAGCCGTCAAATTCTCATTCATATCGCCGCCAAGGATAATGGGGCGGTCGCTCATGCGGGCGACGATCGCCTCTGCCTGCGCCAAACGCTCTTGACCTTTCAAGCCAAGGTGCGTATTCATCACATCAATCAGCTGTCCCTCCCATTCGACGGTCACACGCAAGCAACCGCGAGGCTCCACATTCATCGGGTTGGGCAGCGCTATATTTTCATGCTCCTTGACGGGCAGCCGTGTCAAGGTAGCATTTCCATATTCGCCGTTATCAAAAAGATAATTGGCTTCAAAAAAGACTTCCATCCCTAATTTTTCGGAAAAAAGAGCGGGAAAATCCTGTCGGCTTGTGCGCGAAAGATTACGGTCGATCTCCTGCAAGAAAATCACATCGGGATCAAGGGCACGCAAAATACCTGCAATCCGATCCAAATCAACGACACCGTCAAGACCTTCGGCATGATGGATATTATAGGTGACGACGGTGAGCGTGGGTTCGCCCATAGCAGAAAAAAACGGCATAGCAAGCAAAAGCCCGGGAAGAACAAGTTTCACTGTAAATACTCCTTTTATTTACCAAGGTCAATATTAAGTCACCTCTCCTGTTTATAACACAATACAGACAACAAATACATATTTACTTTTGCACACGCCCGGATTCAAAAGAACAGTAAAAAAGGACTATGGGATCTTACACAGCCTTTTCCCTACGTCTCACATCACGACGCCAAAGCAAACGCACCACCCCCCATGCAAATCCTAAAACGGTGAAAAGATGTGTAATAAAGGTTATGGGCCAGCCCCAAAACGCCAAATAAATACCGCCGTCCCCGTGGCGTAAAATATAATAGAGCCAAGGTATTTGAACAAAAAAATGGACAGACAAAAACATAGGCTCCGCCCACCAAAGGGGATGGAAAAAGATACCGGCAAACAAGAATAAGAGGCACATCAACACGAGAAAACAGGAAAAAATCTCTGATACAGGTATCTTGGAACCCACGACAGGCTCAAAACGGCGACGGCGCAGAAATAAAGGTACCCAACGCGCTGTACGGGCAACCAATTCTATACAACGCTGACTTACAGAGTTATAGTAAGTGCAATATTGGATATCGGGAAGAAGAACATTGTGGTGCCCACAACGTTCCATAGAATGACCGAGGCTGTACTCCTCCATACCGACACCGCCATGCGTTTCAGGGAATCCTCCCATTTCCTCAAAAACCGTACGCCGGACTGCGCCGCATTCTGACGGAAAACAAGAAACATTTTCATCAGCGCGAACATAACATTTAATGTACCATTGACATAATAGATATAAAAACCAAGAACTCCACACCTTATTGAGATTTTTACCGGGGCAAGCGCCGACCGAACAGACTTGATCATGGGTCTGCAAGTAATCAAAAAGAGTATACAATGTTTCTTT includes:
- a CDS encoding glycosyltransferase family 2 protein codes for the protein MTALPEVSIIIPAHNEVRRISQCLEAPLHCMAERGWEVIVVDDACTDGTGDVAGALGVKVIALSKNRGVAAARNAGAQAASGGILIFLDADIIVLKETLYTLFDYLQTHDQVCSVGACPGKNLNKVWSSWFLYLLCQWYIKCYVRADENVSCFPSECGAVRRTVFEEMGGFPETHGGVGMEEYSLGHSMERCGHHNVLLPDIQYCTYYNSVSQRCIELVARTARWVPLFLRRRRFEPVVGSKIPVSEIFSCFLVLMCLLFLFAGIFFHPLWWAEPMFLSVHFFVQIPWLYYILRHGDGGIYLAFWGWPITFITHLFTVLGFAWGVVRLLWRRDVRRREKAV